Genomic segment of Nocardioides plantarum:
GCGGGTCGGGACCGGACCGACCGATCACCGCAGCGCGCTGCTCGGCGGTCACCAGGGCGCAGGTGATGGCCCCGCGCAGGTCGGCGTACGCCGCCCCGCCGGGTCCGGAGCGAGCCAGCCGCAGCCGCACCTGGCCGACCGGCGGCGGCACCGCGTCGACCGCGGCGTGCACGGCGAAGGTGCCGATCAGGCCGAGGTGCACGTGGACGAGGGCGCCCGCCTCGGAGCCGTCGTCGAGGTGGACGAAGAGGTGCTTGCCCCAGGACTCCGCACCGACGAGGACCGCACCGTCGAGGAGCGCGGCCTCGTCGGCGAAGCGGCCCTGGGGGCTGCTGACCGCGACGACGCGGCCGGCGAAGGCGGCGGTCAGGTCGAGGGCGAGCCGGTGCAGGGTGTGGCCCTCGGGCATCGGGGCGTCCTCAGAGGTCGGGGTTGGCCGGGACGCGCGCCGACTCGGGCAGGGGCGGCAGGCCGCCGCCCGTCTCGTAGGTCGACAGCTGCCCGATGCGCCGGACGTGCCGCTCGTCACCGCTGAACGGGGTGGCCAGGAAGACCTCGACGAAGCGGGTCATCTCGTCGAGCGTGTGCAGGCGCCCGCCGACCGAGACGACGTTGGCGTCGTTGTGCTGGCGGGCCAGGGTCGCGGTCTCCTCGGACCAGGCCAGCGCCGAGCGCACGCCGACGACCTTGTTGGCCGCGATCTGCTCGCCGTTGCCCGAGCCGCCGATGACGACCCCCAGGCTGTCGAGGCCGTCGGCCTGCTCGCGCGCCACCGCCTCGGCGGCGCGCAGGCAGAAGACGGGGTAGTCGTCCAGCGCGTCGTGGACGAAGGGGCCGTGGTCGACGGGCTCGTAGCCGTGGGCGGTGAGCCAGCCGGCGAGGTGGTCCTTGAGCTCGAGGCCCGCGTGGTCGCTGCCGAGGTGGACGCGCATGCGCGCAGTCTCCCAGACGAGCCTGGGTGATCGGCTCCGGGAGCCTCTCGGGCCGCCTAGGGTCGGCGCGTGCGTCGCTCCTCTGTCCCTCGTCCCCTCCCCCGCGTGCTCGCCCTCCTGCTCCCCCTGACCCTGGTGGTGGGCACGGCCGGCTGCACGGTGGGCGACCCGCTGGCCAAGCCCGACCTCGGCAAGGCAGAGGTCACGACGACCGCAGCGCCGGGCGAGAAGGACCCGTACGCCGAGTTCGGGGCCGTCCAGCGCGTGCTCGACGAACGAGCACGAGCGTTGCTGGGCGGGGACCGCAAGCGGTTCCTGGCCACCGTCGACCG
This window contains:
- a CDS encoding ribose-5-phosphate isomerase encodes the protein MRVHLGSDHAGLELKDHLAGWLTAHGYEPVDHGPFVHDALDDYPVFCLRAAEAVAREQADGLDSLGVVIGGSGNGEQIAANKVVGVRSALAWSEETATLARQHNDANVVSVGGRLHTLDEMTRFVEVFLATPFSGDERHVRRIGQLSTYETGGGLPPLPESARVPANPDL